A window of Microcystis aeruginosa FD4 contains these coding sequences:
- a CDS encoding AIPR family protein, whose translation MNINVSIIDQRLVSVSNEIRQKASEELRITEAGRLKSLAFVYLCVKTILDLDGDDVFDCLTEGGGDFGVDAIHISEEYDGEFTVSLFQGKYKHNLEGNSNYPEEGIKSLINAINYLFNPAAKLEHINQRLLVKVEEARSLIRDGYIPQVRTIACNNGLKWNLSAQEAIDRAEFGDQVTWEYVNHERLVKILQASKPVKDTLQLSGKAIVEDMEFSRVLLGRISVTEIATLIERHGERLLERNIRRYLGLQGNRVNEGIRHTLTSDEKNNFYFYNNGVTLTCDSFSYNALQDGDYQVRVENLQIINGGQTCMTIFKTLREPDLIHQNAQAFVLLRLYQLPRENEGLVQRITYATNSQNPVDLKDLRANDERQKRLEMDIQQLGFNYRPQRSNTATRSTDITSGVAAEAVLSVWRRKPHQAKFFSREHFGKLYDTIFTDQLNGAQIVIAVQLYRIAENRRKRPESTDPDFVRYASCFIAMQMGQKLLADMEVQMKDISHQNFQSAQMLIDQNGDSYFNASLQDIKQALQDLYGEQEISLQQLSATFRRGDLISRLQ comes from the coding sequence ATGAATATTAATGTATCCATCATTGACCAACGCTTAGTATCAGTTAGCAATGAAATTCGTCAAAAAGCTTCTGAAGAACTACGAATCACAGAGGCCGGCCGGCTTAAGTCTTTGGCTTTTGTATATCTGTGCGTTAAAACCATTTTAGATTTAGATGGAGATGATGTTTTTGATTGCTTAACAGAAGGAGGTGGTGACTTTGGAGTAGATGCTATACATATCTCAGAAGAATATGACGGTGAATTTACAGTTAGTTTATTTCAGGGAAAATATAAGCACAACCTAGAAGGAAACTCTAACTATCCTGAAGAAGGTATAAAAAGTTTAATAAACGCAATTAATTACTTATTTAATCCAGCAGCTAAACTAGAACATATTAATCAACGACTGCTTGTGAAAGTGGAAGAAGCTCGTAGCCTAATCCGGGATGGCTATATTCCCCAAGTTCGGACAATAGCTTGCAACAATGGGCTGAAATGGAATTTATCTGCTCAAGAGGCTATTGATCGTGCTGAGTTTGGAGATCAGGTGACATGGGAATATGTTAATCACGAGCGTTTAGTCAAAATTCTGCAAGCTTCTAAACCCGTAAAAGATACTTTGCAGCTAAGTGGCAAAGCTATTGTGGAAGATATGGAGTTTAGCCGAGTACTGTTGGGTAGAATTTCGGTGACAGAAATTGCCACACTTATAGAGCGACATGGAGAACGTTTATTAGAGCGCAATATTCGTCGCTACTTGGGTTTACAAGGAAATCGCGTAAATGAGGGTATCCGTCATACTTTAACTAGCGATGAAAAAAACAATTTTTACTTTTATAATAACGGGGTCACGTTGACTTGTGATAGTTTCTCATACAACGCATTGCAAGATGGCGATTACCAAGTGCGTGTTGAGAATTTACAAATCATTAACGGTGGTCAAACTTGTATGACCATATTTAAAACCTTGCGAGAACCAGATTTAATTCATCAAAATGCCCAAGCTTTTGTTCTTTTAAGACTCTATCAATTGCCTCGTGAAAATGAAGGTTTAGTTCAAAGAATTACCTACGCAACCAATAGCCAAAATCCAGTAGATCTCAAAGATTTACGTGCTAATGATGAGCGCCAGAAAAGATTGGAAATGGATATTCAGCAATTAGGATTTAACTACAGGCCTCAACGTTCCAATACTGCTACTCGATCTACTGATATTACTTCAGGAGTAGCTGCTGAGGCAGTATTATCCGTTTGGCGAAGAAAACCTCATCAAGCAAAGTTTTTCTCTCGTGAACATTTTGGGAAACTGTATGATACAATCTTTACTGATCAATTAAATGGAGCGCAAATCGTAATAGCTGTTCAGCTTTACAGAATTGCAGAAAACCGCCGCAAAAGACCTGAGTCTACTGACCCAGATTTTGTCCGCTATGCTTCATGCTTTATTGCCATGCAGATGGGACAAAAACTTTTGGCTGATATGGAAGTTCAGATGAAAGACATTAGTCATCAAAATTTTCAATCAGCCCAAATGCTTATTGATCAAAATGGGGATAGTTACTTTAATGCTTCATTACAGGATATTAAACAGGCACTTCAGGATCTTTATGGAGAACAAGAGATTTCCTTGCAGCAGCTATCTGCAACATTTCGACGTGGTGATTTAATAAGTAGACTTCAATGA
- the crtD gene encoding C-3',4' desaturase CrtD has protein sequence MTQITVIGAGIGGLTAAALLARRGYQVTVYDQALVPGGCASTFSRRGFTFDVGATQVAGLEVGGIHQRIFAELGIDLPDSVPCDPACAVFLPGETTPINVWRDRQKWQEERQKQFPGSEPFWQLLQKLFQASWRFQSRDPVLPPRNWWDLGQLIAALRLDTAITFPFTLMTVGDALRLYGLERDKRLKTFLDLQLKLYSQVTADETALLYAATALAVSQSPQGLSHLQGSMQVLSDRLVTALEKYSGKLQMRHTVEKILTEKGKATGIIVRNQKNGQIYPEMADEIVANIPIQNLPQLIDREAIPSLYHRRIEKLPPASGAFVVYLGVDRAAIPPDCPPHLQFLYDEDGIIGENNSLFVSVSKEGDGRAPVGKATIIASSFTDTSLWWRKGADNYQQLKAAYTQGAIERLGNYFHLSPDHIVHIESATPRTFERFTGRNQGIVGGIGQRLSTFGPFGLATRTPIPHLWLVGDSTHPGEGTAGVSYSALTVVRQIENKLLASS, from the coding sequence ATGACGCAAATTACCGTTATTGGTGCAGGGATTGGCGGACTAACGGCGGCGGCATTATTGGCGCGTCGAGGTTATCAAGTGACAGTATACGATCAGGCGCTTGTCCCCGGGGGTTGTGCCTCGACTTTTTCCCGTCGGGGTTTTACTTTTGACGTGGGGGCAACTCAGGTGGCAGGATTAGAAGTAGGGGGCATTCATCAGCGCATTTTTGCCGAATTAGGGATAGATTTACCCGATTCTGTCCCCTGCGATCCCGCTTGTGCCGTTTTTCTGCCGGGGGAAACCACTCCGATTAATGTCTGGCGCGATCGGCAAAAGTGGCAAGAGGAAAGACAAAAACAATTTCCGGGCAGCGAACCCTTTTGGCAATTATTACAAAAACTCTTTCAAGCTAGTTGGCGTTTTCAAAGTCGCGATCCAGTTTTACCCCCGCGCAACTGGTGGGATTTAGGGCAATTAATCGCCGCTTTGCGTTTAGATACTGCCATTACCTTTCCCTTTACTTTGATGACTGTGGGCGATGCTCTGCGATTATACGGCTTAGAGAGGGATAAACGCCTAAAAACCTTCCTTGATCTCCAGTTAAAGCTTTATTCCCAAGTTACTGCCGATGAAACCGCTTTACTTTATGCCGCCACCGCTTTAGCAGTTTCTCAGTCTCCCCAAGGTTTATCCCACCTTCAGGGTAGTATGCAAGTATTGAGCGATCGCCTAGTAACAGCTTTGGAAAAATACAGCGGTAAATTGCAAATGCGCCACACAGTGGAAAAAATACTGACAGAAAAGGGAAAAGCCACGGGAATTATCGTCAGAAATCAAAAAAATGGCCAAATATATCCAGAAATGGCCGATGAGATTGTGGCTAATATCCCGATCCAAAATTTACCACAATTAATCGATCGCGAAGCCATTCCCAGTCTTTATCACCGGAGAATCGAAAAACTTCCCCCCGCATCGGGTGCTTTTGTGGTTTACTTAGGAGTCGATCGCGCTGCTATTCCCCCCGATTGTCCCCCCCATTTGCAATTCCTCTACGATGAGGATGGCATAATCGGCGAAAATAACTCTTTGTTTGTTTCCGTGAGTAAAGAAGGGGATGGCCGCGCTCCAGTGGGAAAAGCGACGATTATTGCTTCTTCCTTCACCGATACCAGTCTTTGGTGGCGAAAAGGAGCAGATAATTATCAGCAATTAAAAGCAGCATACACCCAAGGGGCGATCGAGCGTCTCGGTAATTATTTCCATCTCAGTCCTGATCACATCGTTCACATCGAATCAGCTACTCCTCGCACTTTTGAACGGTTTACGGGGCGAAATCAGGGCATTGTCGGCGGGATTGGTCAAAGATTGTCCACTTTTGGCCCTTTTGGCCTAGCGACGCGCACTCCCATCCCCCATCTTTGGTTAGTGGGAGATTCCACCCATCCGGGAGAAGGCACTGCCGGAGTCAGCTATTCGGCACTAACGGTGGTTAGACAGATTGAGAATAAATTATTAGCTTCTAGTTAG
- a CDS encoding DUF4912 domain-containing protein, protein MVPEYPPLDEMTLRQLRRVASQYSISRYSRMRKTQLIEAINQAMRVSGNFNTIKEEKPVEAAKFELGQANPIEDILGSVDDGLGDLPGGYGENRITLLPRDPQWAYAYWDIPNESKEDLRRQGGQQLALRLYDVTDIDLNSQGAHSVQEYLCDELAREWYLPIPVSDRDYVIDIGYRCADGRWLVLARSPMVRIPPVYPSDWIEDIFVTVNWEEELVGKTVYELVPPSKRYGSAGTTATSPIYDQIFKSVGDMEALRVAGSLFGSMQHVAGSVPMSEVISSYVFPSGVGMWAVPTVSGLTASGIGITASGIGMGASETLQRPRKFWLVADAELIVYGATEPDATVTIGGRPIKLNPDGTFRYQMSFQDGLIDYPIMAVAADGEQNRSIHMKFTRETPSRNTNTKDEAVLEWLF, encoded by the coding sequence ATGGTTCCAGAATACCCACCCTTAGATGAGATGACCTTGCGGCAACTACGACGAGTTGCCAGTCAATACAGCATCTCTCGTTACAGTCGGATGCGGAAAACGCAATTAATCGAGGCAATTAACCAAGCCATGCGAGTAAGCGGCAATTTTAATACTATTAAAGAGGAAAAACCAGTGGAAGCAGCAAAATTTGAATTAGGTCAAGCTAACCCGATCGAAGATATCCTAGGTTCAGTGGATGATGGTTTAGGAGATCTGCCCGGTGGCTACGGTGAAAATCGCATTACCCTCCTACCTCGCGATCCTCAGTGGGCCTATGCTTATTGGGATATCCCCAACGAATCAAAAGAAGATCTCCGTCGTCAAGGGGGACAACAGTTAGCCCTACGTCTTTATGATGTCACCGATATCGATCTCAATAGCCAAGGAGCCCACAGTGTCCAAGAATATCTCTGTGATGAATTGGCCCGGGAATGGTATTTACCGATTCCGGTCAGCGATCGAGATTATGTTATCGATATCGGTTATCGTTGTGCTGATGGTCGTTGGTTAGTTTTGGCCCGTTCTCCCATGGTGCGGATTCCTCCCGTCTATCCTTCCGACTGGATTGAAGATATTTTTGTCACCGTTAACTGGGAAGAAGAACTGGTGGGCAAAACTGTTTACGAACTCGTTCCCCCCAGCAAACGCTACGGCAGCGCTGGAACCACGGCAACTAGCCCCATCTACGACCAAATTTTCAAGAGTGTCGGCGATATGGAGGCCCTACGGGTGGCTGGTTCCTTGTTTGGTTCCATGCAGCACGTCGCCGGTTCCGTACCGATGTCGGAAGTGATCAGTTCTTATGTATTCCCCTCTGGGGTTGGTATGTGGGCAGTTCCCACGGTATCGGGACTAACCGCTTCCGGTATCGGCATAACTGCTTCCGGTATCGGTATGGGTGCTTCGGAAACCCTACAACGTCCGCGCAAATTCTGGTTAGTTGCCGATGCCGAATTAATCGTCTATGGTGCCACCGAACCCGACGCCACCGTAACTATCGGTGGTCGTCCGATTAAACTCAATCCCGATGGCACTTTCCGCTATCAGATGTCCTTCCAAGACGGTTTAATCGATTATCCGATTATGGCCGTAGCCGCCGATGGGGAACAAAATCGTTCTATCCACATGAAATTTACCCGGGAAACCCCCTCTCGCAATACCAACACTAAAGATGAGGCGGTTCTAGAATGGTTATTCTAG
- the thrB gene encoding homoserine kinase produces MTTFTVTVPATTANIGPGFDCLGAALTLYNQFTFTLLPATTANPVSIIVKGTESAKVSQGADNLIYTSFLQVYQKIGQNPPPIAIEIDLGVPLARGLGSSATAIIGGLVAANQCAGNPLSMGEIEALAIALEGHPDNVVPALRGNCQLSAGDSTNWAICQVFWQKNLVPVLAIPDFELATAKARAVLPEKISCQEAIFNISRLGLLLRGLETGNGDWLRIALEDKLHQPYRQSLIPGYEKVKKAAINGGAYGMVISGAGPSLLALTNPDNAQKTATEMKNAWQQVGINSEVKILALDTLGAKVNC; encoded by the coding sequence ATGACAACTTTTACGGTTACAGTTCCCGCTACCACTGCTAATATTGGGCCCGGCTTCGATTGTCTCGGAGCGGCCTTAACCCTATATAATCAGTTTACTTTTACCCTGCTGCCGGCAACAACAGCTAACCCTGTCAGCATTATTGTCAAGGGAACTGAATCAGCTAAAGTTAGCCAAGGTGCTGACAATTTAATCTACACTTCTTTTTTGCAAGTTTATCAAAAAATAGGACAGAATCCGCCCCCCATAGCCATCGAGATCGATTTAGGGGTTCCTCTGGCTAGAGGTTTAGGTAGTTCTGCCACTGCTATTATCGGTGGGTTAGTGGCTGCCAATCAATGTGCGGGAAATCCTTTATCTATGGGGGAAATCGAAGCATTAGCGATCGCCTTGGAGGGACATCCAGATAATGTAGTGCCGGCTTTGCGGGGTAACTGTCAGCTATCGGCAGGAGATAGCACAAATTGGGCTATTTGTCAAGTATTTTGGCAAAAAAATCTCGTTCCCGTCCTAGCGATTCCCGATTTTGAACTGGCTACGGCAAAAGCTCGGGCGGTTTTACCCGAAAAAATTAGCTGTCAGGAGGCAATTTTCAATATTTCCCGCTTGGGTTTATTATTGCGGGGATTGGAGACGGGTAACGGCGATTGGCTGAGAATTGCCCTAGAGGACAAACTGCATCAACCCTATCGCCAATCTTTAATACCGGGTTACGAAAAGGTGAAAAAAGCCGCCATTAATGGGGGTGCTTACGGGATGGTAATTAGTGGCGCAGGTCCTAGCCTATTAGCTTTAACTAACCCCGACAATGCCCAAAAAACAGCCACAGAGATGAAAAATGCTTGGCAGCAAGTGGGGATTAACTCTGAGGTGAAAATTTTAGCTTTAGATACCCTAGGGGCCAAAGTAAACTGTTAA
- a CDS encoding type II toxin-antitoxin system HicB family antitoxin yields the protein MFYKLPLLLTPQPEGGFTVTCPLLPELITEADSLEEVLENAKDAFEAVLETYQDLGKKLPVNLQAFNQESPALVEAIISA from the coding sequence ATGTTCTACAAACTTCCACTTTTGCTTACTCCTCAACCAGAAGGAGGATTTACAGTGACTTGCCCTCTTCTACCTGAACTAATCACAGAGGCGGATTCTTTGGAAGAGGTTCTGGAAAATGCAAAGGATGCCTTTGAGGCAGTTTTGGAAACTTATCAAGATTTAGGCAAAAAACTTCCAGTCAACTTGCAAGCCTTTAATCAGGAGTCACCTGCCCTAGTAGAAGCAATTATTTCTGCATGA
- a CDS encoding histidine phosphatase family protein: protein MATRVIIVRHGQSSYNAEQKIQGRSDGSVLTEKGHLDAEKVGNALSQIDIAAFYCSPLQRAKSTAEVIQSRLNHSPVIQPTSQLLEIDLPIWENMVKEEVKAQYTQEYRDWHQKPHEFKMILPDGQEHYPVLSLYQQAQDFWREIIPQHKGETILIVAHNGINRCLILSAIGIPVSLYHSLQQSNCCVNVLNFTGNFGDPVQVESLNQTAHLGIALPPPRPPFQGSRLLLVRHGETQWNRDKRFQGVRDIPLNDNGKAQAEKAAEFLRETAIDHAVTSPLSRPKETAQIILQYHPNVTLDTQGDLTEICHGLWEGKLEEEIEASFPGMLEDWKNSPETVQMPEGENLQEVWDRAIACWRQIVKTYSNSDSPKTIMVVAHDAINKVILCYLLGLKPANFWNIKQGNGAVSVIDYPKGVDSQPVLQAINITSHLGAGILDRTAAGAL, encoded by the coding sequence TTGGCTACTCGTGTGATTATTGTTCGTCATGGACAAAGCAGTTATAACGCAGAGCAGAAAATACAAGGTCGCAGTGATGGCTCGGTTTTGACGGAAAAAGGCCATCTGGACGCGGAAAAAGTAGGAAATGCCCTCAGTCAAATCGATATCGCCGCTTTTTACTGTAGTCCTCTCCAAAGAGCCAAATCTACTGCTGAGGTGATTCAGTCTCGTTTAAATCACTCTCCCGTCATTCAACCCACTTCGCAGTTACTAGAAATCGATCTGCCTATCTGGGAAAATATGGTTAAAGAGGAGGTAAAAGCTCAATATACCCAAGAATATCGGGATTGGCACCAAAAACCTCATGAATTTAAGATGATACTGCCCGATGGTCAAGAACATTATCCCGTTCTCTCCCTCTATCAACAAGCGCAGGATTTTTGGCGAGAAATTATTCCCCAACACAAAGGCGAAACTATCCTCATTGTTGCCCATAACGGCATTAATCGCTGTTTAATCCTCAGTGCCATCGGTATTCCGGTTTCCTTGTACCATTCCCTGCAACAATCTAACTGTTGCGTTAATGTTCTCAATTTTACGGGTAATTTTGGTGATCCTGTCCAGGTGGAATCCCTCAATCAAACGGCACACTTAGGGATAGCTTTACCCCCACCGCGTCCTCCTTTCCAAGGTTCCAGGCTGCTGCTTGTGCGTCACGGAGAAACCCAATGGAATCGGGATAAACGTTTTCAAGGTGTGCGCGATATTCCTCTCAATGATAATGGCAAGGCTCAAGCTGAGAAAGCCGCCGAATTTCTGCGAGAAACGGCGATCGATCACGCTGTCACCAGTCCTTTGTCCCGTCCCAAGGAAACTGCCCAAATTATCCTGCAATATCACCCCAATGTCACCTTAGATACCCAAGGGGATCTGACGGAAATCTGTCACGGACTTTGGGAAGGTAAATTAGAGGAGGAAATTGAAGCGAGTTTCCCCGGGATGTTAGAAGACTGGAAAAATTCCCCAGAAACCGTGCAAATGCCGGAAGGGGAGAATTTACAAGAGGTTTGGGATCGAGCGATCGCTTGTTGGCGGCAAATCGTTAAAACCTATAGTAATAGTGATAGTCCTAAGACAATTATGGTGGTAGCTCACGATGCTATTAATAAGGTGATTCTTTGTTATTTATTGGGTTTAAAACCCGCCAATTTCTGGAATATTAAACAGGGAAATGGTGCGGTTAGTGTGATCGATTATCCCAAAGGAGTTGACTCTCAACCGGTCCTGCAAGCAATTAATATTACCTCTCATCTAGGAGCAGGAATACTCGATCGCACGGCAGCTGGCGCTTTATAA
- a CDS encoding type II toxin-antitoxin system VapC family toxin — protein MSETVYIETSVVGYLTARLSNNLILMANLGITQKWWDTRREQFTLYISQLVLDEVARGDVEMANRRLEILRDFPLLEVNEDVQSLAAQFLTKSNLPPKASDDALHIAVATFYGIDYLLTWNCKHIANAQIQKKLAQISIEAGYDLPTICTPNELMGD, from the coding sequence ATGAGCGAAACTGTTTACATTGAAACTAGCGTGGTTGGTTACTTAACAGCCAGACTCAGCAATAACTTAATCCTCATGGCAAACTTGGGGATTACCCAAAAGTGGTGGGACACACGCCGAGAGCAATTTACGCTTTATATCTCCCAATTGGTTTTGGACGAAGTTGCGCGGGGAGATGTAGAGATGGCAAACAGGCGACTTGAGATTCTACGTGATTTTCCATTACTGGAAGTCAACGAAGATGTTCAAAGTCTGGCAGCCCAGTTTCTCACCAAAAGTAATCTTCCCCCTAAAGCCTCTGATGATGCGCTTCATATTGCAGTTGCTACATTTTACGGAATTGACTATCTTTTAACTTGGAACTGTAAGCATATTGCCAATGCTCAAATACAAAAGAAACTAGCACAAATAAGTATAGAAGCAGGATATGATCTGCCAACAATTTGTACACCCAATGAACTAATGGGAGATTAA
- a CDS encoding type II toxin-antitoxin system HicA family toxin — MRYKEVAQKLRRLGCEEIERKSKGSHRKWLNLSNQNVAVIPDWGSKDLKFGTIKATIKQLGIEWSAFEEA; from the coding sequence ATGAGATACAAAGAAGTAGCTCAAAAACTGAGGAGGCTTGGCTGTGAAGAAATAGAGAGAAAGTCAAAAGGATCACATAGAAAATGGCTGAATCTCTCTAATCAAAATGTAGCAGTAATTCCTGATTGGGGTAGTAAAGACTTAAAGTTCGGAACAATTAAGGCAACCATAAAACAGCTAGGCATAGAGTGGAGTGCCTTTGAAGAGGCATAA
- a CDS encoding superoxide dismutase, with protein sequence MSLDRRQFLYLLGATLGTATLAGFNRPAFAATGPYSLIALPYSYDALEPYIDKETMQFHHDKHHVAYVNNLNTAVAKYPELQQKTVVELIKNLDSLPADIRTTVRNNGGGDLNHTMFWQIMSPDGGGEAKGEIGAAIIAKFGSFEEFKNAFNQAGTKLFGSGWTWLVLNKSGQLEIISTANQDSPLMMGLQPIMGNDVWEHAYYLKYRNQRAEYLKQWWNVVNWEEVNRRYLQAKA encoded by the coding sequence ATGTCTCTCGATCGCCGTCAATTTCTTTATCTTTTAGGTGCTACCCTTGGCACAGCCACTCTTGCCGGTTTTAACCGTCCCGCTTTTGCTGCTACTGGTCCCTATAGTCTCATTGCCCTACCCTATAGCTATGATGCCCTAGAACCTTATATTGATAAGGAAACGATGCAATTTCATCACGATAAACACCATGTTGCCTACGTTAATAATCTCAACACGGCAGTGGCAAAATATCCAGAATTGCAGCAAAAAACAGTAGTAGAATTAATTAAAAATCTTGACTCTTTACCCGCCGATATTCGCACCACTGTCCGCAATAATGGCGGTGGCGATCTTAATCATACGATGTTTTGGCAGATTATGTCCCCCGATGGCGGTGGCGAAGCAAAAGGAGAAATAGGGGCGGCAATAATCGCTAAATTTGGCAGTTTCGAGGAATTTAAAAACGCTTTCAACCAAGCAGGTACTAAACTTTTTGGTAGTGGTTGGACATGGTTGGTTTTGAATAAGTCAGGACAACTGGAAATTATCAGCACTGCTAACCAAGATAGCCCCCTAATGATGGGATTACAGCCAATTATGGGCAATGATGTCTGGGAACACGCCTATTACTTAAAATATCGTAATCAACGGGCTGAGTATTTAAAACAGTGGTGGAATGTGGTTAACTGGGAGGAGGTAAATCGCCGCTATCTTCAGGCAAAAGCTTAA
- a CDS encoding DUF2513 domain-containing protein has protein sequence MRRNIDLIRLILLDLEKEIEVDLSSYSGNEVNYHKALLIEAGLLHGNVHYPSTHKTDIPDLVIINRITWEGHEFLDKARSDTVWNKAKSLVKEKGLSLSMDIVKISLGEAVKILFHSFV, from the coding sequence ATGCGAAGAAATATAGACTTGATTCGCTTAATACTCCTCGATCTTGAAAAAGAGATAGAGGTTGATTTGTCGTCTTATTCAGGTAATGAGGTCAATTATCACAAAGCCTTATTAATTGAAGCAGGTTTATTACACGGAAATGTCCATTATCCAAGCACTCATAAAACAGATATTCCAGATTTAGTGATTATTAATCGTATTACATGGGAAGGGCATGAATTCTTAGATAAAGCACGGAGTGATACTGTATGGAATAAAGCAAAATCATTGGTAAAAGAGAAAGGGCTATCATTATCTATGGATATCGTTAAGATTTCATTAGGAGAAGCCGTGAAAATTTTGTTTCATTCATTTGTCTAA